The region TTACCCTGTGGAGCGATGCCTACGCAAAGGCACCGCAGACGCCGCAGACCACCTATTATCTGGCCGACGCATATAACGGGCTGGGCAAAACGGACGAGGCCCTGCGCTATTACCGCCTGGCTCTCAAGCAGTCTCCCCATGACCGGGACATCCTGATCGCCTTGGCCGACCTCTGCGTGCAGACCGGGCGGCTTGAGGAAGCGGGGCCTCTCCTGGATGAGCTTCTGAGGAGCAATCCCGGCTATGCGTACGGCTACCAGGTCATGGCGATGTATCACATCAAGCGGGGAGATGTGGTGCGAGCCGAAGAGATGGCCCGTGTTTCCGTGGGGCTGGACCCCGCTTCGCCCGAGGGGCTGCACTGCCTCGGCAAGGTGTATGCCGCGCGCGGCAACTACCGGGGGGCGCTGGATCTGTTCCACCGGGCGCTTCAGCTTGATCCCCATAATCCGATGCTGTGGTACAACAGCGCCTGTGCGGAAGCCGCCGTCGACAATGTGCCGGAGGCGCTGGCCCACCTGCGCAGGGCACTGGAGACGGGACTGCAAAAAAATCCCCGCGCCATCGCGAATGACCCCCGGCTACGTCCCCTGACAGCCGTTCCCGAGTTCGAAAATATCCTCCGGCAACGCTAGTGTCCCGTGCGGGGGGTACCGTTGGCCGTCTTGGGATGAAGGCGGCACCGCCTATGATTGCCGTACCCTGTGTGGCGGGGTGTCCTGGCGGAACAGCCGCGACGTGAACAGCCCCCAGGCGGCGAGCCGGAAACTGAGCGCGGTTTTCAGGACGCCAAAGCCATAGACGGTGCTGCGGTAGAAATTGATGGAAGATGCCTCGGGGAAATACTTGGTCGGGCAACTCACCTCGCCGATCCGGAAACCGAAGAAGACGATCTGGGCCAGCATCTGATTGTCGAAGATGAAGTCGTCCGAATTCATGCCCAGGGGAAGGGTTTCAAGGAGCCGGCGGGAAAAAGCCCGGTAGCCGGTATGGTATTCCGAGAGCTTCTGGCCGAGCAGGATGTTCTCAATCAAGGTCAGAAAGCGGTTTGCAACGTACTTGTACAGCGGCATGCCCCCCTTGAGCGCCCCGGTCCCGAGGATGCGCGAGGCGAGCACGGCGTCGAACTCCCCGTAGGCGATCATCGAGGCCATGGCCGGCACCAGTTTCGGCGTGTACTGGTAATCCGGGTGCAGCATGACGACGATATCGGCCCCACATGCCAGCGCGGCACGGTAGCACGATTTCTGGTTGCCCCCATACCCCTTGTTGACCGGATGGATAATGACGGGAATACCGAGGCGGCGAGCCACCTCCGCTGTGTCGTCATGGCTGGCATCATCCACGAGGATCATCTCGTCCACGATGTCGGAAGGAATTTCCCGCCACGTCATCTCCAGGGTTCGCGCCGCATTGTAGGCCGGCAGTACCACCACGATCCTCTTGCCGTTGAGCATGTCATCACATTCCGTGCCGTAGTTTTGCGCCGACGTCAGCCCCCGGTGCTCTGCGCATCAGGGTTGGGCGGCTTGTAAGCGTTCAATCTCCTGCAGCATCCTGGTGGCCTTGGGGTCGCCGGGCCTGAGTTGCAGGACGGTCTGCAATTCGCGGACCGCCTCATCCGCATATCCCTGCAACAGCAGCGCCAGGGCCAGGTTGTTTCTGAAGTCGATGCGGCCGGGGCGCAGCCGCACGGCGATGGAAAACGCCTCGACCGCCCGTTCGGGGCTGCCCAGGTGGATGTAATTGCCCCCCATGTTGTTGAAGGCGTCGGCATTGCTGCTGTTCAACGTCGTAGCCCTGTGATACATGGCGGTGGATTCCTGGACCATCCCCAGTTCCTTGTAGACGATGCCGAGGTTGTAGTAGGCGTCGGCATAATCCGGTTTCAGACTGATGGCGTTCAGCAGCTCGCCGAGGGATTCGGCGTGCCGGTTCTGCCGCACCCGGATGGTCGCTATCATGTTGTAGGCCCGGGCCTTTCGGGGGCTTTTCGCCTTGACGTCGCTCCAGAGGCGCTCGGCGTCCTGCCAGACGATGTTGCGCCGGAAGGTGGCGACGGAGAGGGTGGCGACGGCCACGGCCAGCACCACCAGAAGCGCGCCGCCGGCGTGCGGCAGGCGGGAACGGAGCCGCTCCGCCCCGGCGAACAGCAGGGCTGCGACGGCCACGAACAGGCCGGCCGACGGCAGGTAGACCCGGTGCTCGAAGATGACGTCGAGAATGGGGATGAGGCTGGATTCCACGGCAAGGGTGATGAAGAACCAGAGGATGCCGAAGGCCATAAGACGGGAAAGGGCTGCGCTTTCTCCCGCCGCGCCTTCTTTTTTATCCTGGCGGTAGAGCCACCCGGCCAGGGCGAGCAGGGCGAACAGCAGGGCCAGGGAGAGGAAGGCCCGGGGCTCCAGCAGGGAGTGGCTGATGGGGTAGTCGTGGTCCAGGTTCTGGTTGACCGGGAGCAGGAACAGGCGCAGGTAGGTGACGATGACGCTGAACTGGGTGCAGAGGTATGCCCAGCGTGAGAAGGGCCATTTGAACGAGGTCGCGTCGTTGATGACGCTGCCGGGCGCCCCGGTGAGGGCGCCGAAATCGATCATGGTGGCCGGTATGATCAGCATGGTCATGAACATGGGTGCCAGCAGGAGAAGGAGCCTGCGGCCCGGCCTGCCGAAGAAACAGAACTCGTAGAGGAGCACGGCCAGGGGGAGGGTAAAGGCGATCTCCTTGGTTTTCATGGCCAGAACCGCGGCCAGGAGCGACAGCAGATAGAAGGGGGCCACCCGCCGGGAGCGGAAGGGCGCCCCCTCGGCTTGGGCCATCCGCCAGCGAATATGCAGGAGCAGTGCCGCCAGGTAGAAGAGGGTGGTCAGGGATGCGACCCGCTGGTAGATGTAGGTGACGGCCTGGGTCTGCATGGGGTGGCAGACGAAGAGCAGGGCGGCGCAGAGGGGGAGCAGGCGGATGGTCTGGTCGTGTGCGCCGGGCCGTTCGCGGAAGAATGGTGTGCGCAGGGTGAGGGTCACGAGCCCGTAGACGAGCAGGGCGTTGATGACGTGGATGGCCAGGTTGACCACATGGTATCCGGCCACGTTCAGGCCGCCGAAGTAGTAGTTGAGGGCAAAGGTGAAGATGGCGATAAAGCGGTTGGGGAAGTTTTCATAGCCGCTGCCGTTGGCAA is a window of Geobacter sp. FeAm09 DNA encoding:
- a CDS encoding glycosyltransferase family 2 protein → MLNGKRIVVVLPAYNAARTLEMTWREIPSDIVDEMILVDDASHDDTAEVARRLGIPVIIHPVNKGYGGNQKSCYRAALACGADIVVMLHPDYQYTPKLVPAMASMIAYGEFDAVLASRILGTGALKGGMPLYKYVANRFLTLIENILLGQKLSEYHTGYRAFSRRLLETLPLGMNSDDFIFDNQMLAQIVFFGFRIGEVSCPTKYFPEASSINFYRSTVYGFGVLKTALSFRLAAWGLFTSRLFRQDTPPHRVRQS
- a CDS encoding tetratricopeptide repeat protein codes for the protein MKTVTSPTHSPSQESPLARIAARLPSKPYIPLLAILVVGLLCYANTFHVPFHLDDEENIVENPVIRSLGNFLANGSGYENFPNRFIAIFTFALNYYFGGLNVAGYHVVNLAIHVINALLVYGLVTLTLRTPFFRERPGAHDQTIRLLPLCAALLFVCHPMQTQAVTYIYQRVASLTTLFYLAALLLHIRWRMAQAEGAPFRSRRVAPFYLLSLLAAVLAMKTKEIAFTLPLAVLLYEFCFFGRPGRRLLLLLAPMFMTMLIIPATMIDFGALTGAPGSVINDATSFKWPFSRWAYLCTQFSVIVTYLRLFLLPVNQNLDHDYPISHSLLEPRAFLSLALLFALLALAGWLYRQDKKEGAAGESAALSRLMAFGILWFFITLAVESSLIPILDVIFEHRVYLPSAGLFVAVAALLFAGAERLRSRLPHAGGALLVVLAVAVATLSVATFRRNIVWQDAERLWSDVKAKSPRKARAYNMIATIRVRQNRHAESLGELLNAISLKPDYADAYYNLGIVYKELGMVQESTAMYHRATTLNSSNADAFNNMGGNYIHLGSPERAVEAFSIAVRLRPGRIDFRNNLALALLLQGYADEAVRELQTVLQLRPGDPKATRMLQEIERLQAAQP